A window from Chloroflexaceae bacterium encodes these proteins:
- a CDS encoding aldehyde dehydrogenase yields the protein MGKVAIHGFGRIGRSLLRVALQQNLWSPVSISDIKDPKTLAALFEVDTNYGRWHEPVSATESGMTIGGREVLFFNSKNELPDWKALGVDLVIDCTGRATRRPGAQAHLDRGAKRVLISAPSKSREDADAFLLPGINMESFDPDKHRIISMASCTTNALAPVVKVVLENFGIKYGLFSTVHAYTNTQSLTDQPMDDRRDSWAAAENLIPSSSGAAKALGFIWNGLKITGKAYRVPVSTGSIVELNVLTEKPVTVEAVNDAFRKAASEAPLKGIMDVLEDEWASSRIVGDSHSSIVDLPLTQMQGDLLSVAAWYDNEWGYSARLAEMAAFLSQH from the coding sequence ATGGGCAAGGTCGCCATCCATGGCTTCGGGCGCATCGGGCGTTCGCTGCTCCGCGTCGCGCTTCAGCAGAATCTCTGGTCGCCGGTCTCGATTTCGGATATCAAGGACCCCAAGACGCTCGCCGCTCTTTTTGAGGTGGATACCAACTACGGGCGCTGGCACGAGCCGGTGTCGGCCACCGAATCGGGAATGACCATTGGCGGGCGCGAGGTGTTGTTCTTCAACTCGAAGAACGAACTGCCCGACTGGAAAGCCCTTGGCGTGGATCTGGTCATTGATTGCACCGGGCGCGCCACACGCCGCCCCGGCGCCCAGGCGCACCTCGACCGCGGCGCGAAGCGCGTGCTCATCTCCGCCCCCAGCAAGTCGCGCGAGGACGCCGATGCTTTCTTGCTGCCCGGCATCAATATGGAGAGCTTCGATCCGGATAAGCACCGCATCATCAGCATGGCCTCCTGCACCACCAACGCCCTCGCGCCCGTGGTCAAGGTCGTGCTGGAGAACTTCGGCATCAAGTATGGCCTCTTCTCGACCGTCCACGCCTACACCAACACCCAGTCGCTCACCGACCAGCCTATGGACGATCGGCGCGACTCCTGGGCCGCTGCCGAGAACCTGATCCCCTCCTCTTCCGGCGCGGCCAAGGCGCTGGGCTTCATCTGGAACGGCCTGAAGATCACCGGCAAGGCTTACCGCGTACCCGTAAGCACCGGCTCGATTGTGGAACTGAACGTGCTCACCGAGAAGCCGGTGACCGTCGAGGCGGTGAACGACGCCTTCCGCAAGGCCGCCAGCGAAGCCCCGCTGAAGGGGATCATGGACGTGCTGGAGGACGAGTGGGCCTCGTCGCGCATCGTTGGCGACTCGCACTCCTCGATCGTTGACCTGCCCCTCACCCAGATGCAGGGCGACCTGCTCTCCGTCGCCGCCTGGTACGACAACGAGTGGGGGTACTCCGCGCGCCTGGCCGAAATGGCGGCGTTCCTCAGCCAGCATTAG
- a CDS encoding tagatose 1,6-diphosphate aldolase — MAKVRLTRGKFQGISACADERGIIAAAAMDQRGSLKKAIAKARGEGGQATFEDMVAFKTAVTKILTRYASAILMDPEYGLEALKHRAPGTGVLMAYEKTGYDASVKGRLPDLLSEWSVRRIVEAGADAVKILLYINPFDDPKINSIKYAFIERVGAECAALDIPFFLEPLAYDDDIGDEKSFAFAKVKPKYVTAYMEEFSKPRYGVDVLKVEVPVNMKFVSGTRAFSGEEAYTRQEAMQLFREAAAAASKPFIYLSAGVTDEVFRETLELAAEAGTPFAGVLCGRATWQDGIPVYAQNGVEALEAWLSDRGVQNIEALNQVLAKGAVPWWTVYGGKENIEVIDLPSWQYPPGR; from the coding sequence ATGGCAAAGGTACGGTTGACCCGCGGCAAGTTCCAGGGCATTTCGGCATGCGCTGATGAGCGCGGGATCATCGCTGCCGCCGCGATGGACCAGCGGGGCTCGTTGAAGAAGGCGATTGCCAAGGCTCGCGGCGAGGGCGGGCAGGCTACCTTCGAGGATATGGTCGCGTTCAAGACCGCGGTCACCAAGATTCTCACCCGCTACGCCAGCGCCATCCTGATGGACCCCGAATACGGCCTCGAGGCGCTCAAGCACCGCGCGCCGGGCACGGGCGTGCTGATGGCCTACGAGAAGACCGGCTACGACGCCAGCGTCAAGGGCCGTCTGCCCGATCTGCTGTCGGAGTGGAGCGTGCGCCGCATCGTCGAGGCCGGAGCCGATGCGGTGAAGATCCTGCTCTACATCAATCCCTTCGACGACCCCAAGATCAACTCGATCAAGTACGCCTTCATCGAGCGCGTCGGCGCGGAGTGCGCCGCGCTGGACATCCCCTTCTTCCTCGAGCCGCTGGCCTACGATGACGACATCGGCGACGAGAAGAGCTTCGCCTTCGCCAAGGTGAAGCCAAAGTACGTCACCGCCTACATGGAGGAGTTCTCCAAGCCCCGCTACGGGGTTGACGTGCTCAAGGTCGAGGTGCCCGTGAACATGAAGTTCGTTTCGGGCACGCGCGCCTTCAGCGGCGAAGAGGCTTACACCCGCCAGGAGGCGATGCAACTCTTCCGCGAGGCCGCTGCCGCCGCCAGCAAGCCCTTCATCTACCTCAGCGCTGGCGTCACCGACGAGGTCTTCCGCGAGACGCTCGAACTGGCCGCCGAGGCCGGCACGCCCTTCGCCGGCGTGCTCTGCGGCCGCGCCACCTGGCAGGACGGCATCCCCGTCTATGCCCAGAATGGCGTCGAGGCCCTCGAGGCCTGGTTGAGCGACCGCGGCGTGCAGAACATCGAGGCCCTCAACCAGGTGCTTGCCAAGGGCGCCGTTCCATGGTGGACGGTCTACGGCGGCAAGGAGAACATTGAGGTGATTGACCTGCCGAGCTGGCAGTACCCGCCCGGGCGCTAG